In Flavobacteriales bacterium, the sequence CGTCTTGAGCATCTGCGATGATCGCACGTATGCGCTCAGAAGCTTCGATGAGATTCTCTCCACCCCGTTTGATCACATCCAACATGACTACGGGCTTCTTGAATTCTCTGGCGTAGCTATTGGCCTCTTCCTCTTCAAAGGATATGGTAGCGATGTCACGCAGGTAGACGATGTTATTATTCTCCTGCTTGACCACCACATCGCCTATCTGGTCGATGTTCTGGAATTCTCCCACCACACTCACAGTCCTGCGGAAATCATCTATCAGGAGTTCTCCCCCGGAGATGGTCACATTCTCTTGCTGTATGGCCTGAGCGATATCATTGAAACTGAGCTTTACGGCCTCCATGCGAGGCATATCCACATGGATGCGGACCTCCTTTTCCATCACTCCGCGTATATCCACCTTGTTGATGGCAGGGATATCCTCTATGCGGTCTTCCAAATACTCCGCATAATCGGTGAGTTGGTCCATGGAGAACTCTCCCGATAGGTTGATGTTCATGATCGGGACCAGTTCGGAGAAATTCATCTCGAAGATGTTCGGATCAGCAGGCAGGTCGGTAGGAAACTCCGGATCCGCCTTTGCGATATCCACCTTGTCCTTCACCCTTCTCAATGCTTCGGCCACTGGAACAGAGAAGTCGAACAGCACACGTACCGAAGAATAACCCTGTATGGATGTAGAAGTGATCTCATCTACTCCGCTCATGGATTTCAATTCCTTTTCGAGCGGTCGGGTGATCAATTTCTCGATGTCGGAAGGGGAGTTCCCCGGGTAAGGAGTGGAGATATAGATCTCAGGAGTGACGATTTCTGGAAAGGCCTCCTTAGGCATGTTGACATAGGACAGTGTCCCTGCAACAGCAATGATGATGGTCAGGAGCAGGACAGTCGTCCGGTTATCTACCGAGAGATTGGAGAGGCCGAAAGTCTTGATGATCTTGTTGCTCATAAGGCGGGTCTTTAAAGGATCACGATAGTCTGACGCGC encodes:
- a CDS encoding efflux RND transporter permease subunit; its protein translation is MSNKIIKTFGLSNLSVDNRTTVLLLTIIIAVAGTLSYVNMPKEAFPEIVTPEIYISTPYPGNSPSDIEKLITRPLEKELKSMSGVDEITSTSIQGYSSVRVLFDFSVPVAEALRRVKDKVDIAKADPEFPTDLPADPNIFEMNFSELVPIMNINLSGEFSMDQLTDYAEYLEDRIEDIPAINKVDIRGVMEKEVRIHVDMPRMEAVKLSFNDIAQAIQQENVTISGGELLIDDFRRTVSVVGEFQNIDQIGDVVVKQENNNIVYLRDIATISFEEEEANSYAREFKKPVVMLDVIKRGGENLIEASERIRAIIADAQDGYLPDNLEISITGDQSDQTQTQLDELVNSIIFGVILVVTVLLFFLGLRNALFVGVAIPMSMLLSFFILSSAGVTLNMMVLFSLVLALGMLVDNGIVVVENIYRLMDEGKPPIQAAKEGVGEVAWPIIASTATTLAAFVPLAIWPGMMGEFMKYLPITLMIVLSSSLFVALVINPVLTSKFMRAGQEDLNKNRVRTISFVLIGLAVVFYLLLGVHALPNLLLIIGLVLLLNAYVLFPASKSFQEKVIPALENVYENTLRNFLSGKRPGWLVASMFGLLFF